caccaagaacgtagattttggagttcagagtcaaaagatatgacgatcctaagatgaactagcacgacaggaatttcatttttggcctgagttgcaactgctggggaaatggccttggcgctgtaagggcgcgacgcgccactatcgcgccagaaacatgcctcagtagtttggtccctggcgcgacgcgccactaaaagttgtgcagggtttttcaggccaaattcccagaattcagaataatgggcttggcgctgtaagggcgcgacgcgccactatcgcgccagaaacatgcctcagtagtttggtccctggcgcgacacgccactaaaagttgtgcaggttttaggcgtgatTGGCCTTGgagctgtaagggcgcgacgctcCACAATCGCGCCAAgggcattttagcctattttcagaacttttgaggaggggcaatttgggaacttacccaaattatatatatgtaacccttggtcttttgggaacccatttggcagcccccactctctctctaaaaagccctaggagcttttctctgtctctcttcttcatcttctccatttccaacaaaaagagtccaagagcttcaagatttgagtcccccattgaagacccaatatcaaggtttcttcaaagtcttcaaacaaggtatgtaaggctatccaaaacatgggctaagttcacccatgtgccctattcttgcttgaggttagatattcatgaaaaatagagttcttggtatggtgtatgtctatatgaaatttgtctcctatttatataatgctatatgtgttgatgttgttgagccaagaagtccTTAAATTCCTTTATGAttagtatgaattgatggagatgaattgttgttatgttttgttgacctctttagccatgtgaatatgttgtttaagtcaatttccttaaatgcgctattctatttgaatggttgagttgaagtcatagagttgtgttaaatcttgaggagatgtcataaatgttcatatagaggaggcttgattgagttgatatgaggaaggaattggcaagtggacaaggtcctaaatgagacttgtcattgtgCCTAAATTGAATTGcaaatgagaaccgagttgatgaggtggtattgtaccacatgaaactagccgtgagggcttgtttgagatgatttgaggagtcttatgagcatagagtcatgggaggagtatcgagcaccgaagcgggtgagagtatagtccatactcaaaccccagaaactatgccgccaacgtaggtagggatggaaccgttaaagtcggatgcttcccgaaGGATTGGAAtagttaaagtcggatgcttcccgtgggatcaaaccgttaatgtgggatgtttcccatttgtattgtcctgaaatgataggacttgactaatcgatggtactcatgattagagaggcgttcatgccctggcaaggtattgacggacgtggcaacaacgtcggattgttgtactatcaccggctcataggtgatggttgtcggttaagagaaactcccatttaggccttgttagtgctccgagtcagttgggTTGAGTGGGTTATgagttggtcctgtctaaactatttcttgttagacttaggacacctGAGTgggttgttacatatttattgagttgagtcctttgagttgaattgtaaaacgttgcataatttaatttgcatatttacagagttgagtcctttgagctgattgtttgagttgaatattgagtagattgtatatggtcggattggaatagatgaattatgattggattgaatagaatggtatgtgactagattggatttgattattgagttgattgttgagttgagtgtatataatcggagtgtacatgattgaaagggatcgaattgtaaatgatttggttgaactgtattatacataattggattggattgtatggtatatgattggtctctgtctaaactgtagccttactttagatttatgatgctttatttgagtccctcttatctttctgatttgagatatgtggaccgatgttattcttccttgaggtatgtttcattctaccattttacataccagtacattccacgtactgacgtccatttggacctgcgtcatttcatgatgcagagacaggtttaagagatcgtcaataggagcatcattagggatctattcgcactcagcgtattggtgagtcctctcctatattcggaggacaccgtctgtgtattcttgcatcgagttagcccttttcattttgatttgaggtagccatgaacatgtcattggcaccaattagatagtagtgatagaggcttcatagactagatagtgatgagtcgattgagtattcctatccttgagttattcttgtcaaactatttttaaatgacaaatattttagttgatctgtcggcccatggcctttattctttgagttggatgagtgatttgagttgcccgctaaattattctttacttttaaactttccgctgaatgaatgaatgaacggatgtgtgatcaggctatgcggttcgcttgggagccagaaatggtttctgagtaccggttacgtctagggtaccctctcggggcgtgacagctttgtattataataaatatcccgcagtaattgagggatatagtgatgcaaactggatcaccggatcatctgaagttaaatccacaagtggatatgttttcaccgttggtggaggagcagtgtcttggaaatcatcaaaacagacatgcatcgcccgctctacaatggagtctgaatttatagctttagacaaggctggtgaagaagctgaatggctcagaaattttttggaagatattccattttggcccaaacctttggcacccatatgtatacattgtgatagccaagcggcaataggGAGGGCAGGAAACGTTATGTATAACAAAAAATCGCGTCACATTCGACGgcgacacaatactgttagacaactactctctagtggtgttatcactattgactacgtaaagtcaagagataacgtatcggatccactaacaaaaggcctatctagagaggctgttgaaagatcatcgaggggaatggggttaaggcctaggacaagtcatcatggcggtaactctacctagtagactggagatcctatgaactaggttcaaagatatcaaacaaagttatgattggcggttcaacattatcaaataactcaacccattctcgtgatgatgacaatgttcataaataaaggataaaaccttaaggctttttaatgagttaataaagcattaaaggttttttaatgattatctaaatctggcggaaaatgactagatagtgtgtctataggactacacgtttagaaatcacctatatgaatgtgaagtataagccgcttcaaggggaatgacggtaaaggcccattctctatgcattcacaaaaccaggcggtgttcatggctgaaacgaacacaaccgtgagaaccatagatggttgatgattaattgtgtgacttatgttgtctagttatacaacaaagttcgacggttcaaagatatcgcatctaccgattgatcgagtatatcctatataagttcactatggaaagttcaaagggaaacctacttatccagatgcaattaatcttcgtttgtatatcacacacttatccgtgcattcctttatcttgtagacattcctcattcatgtgggggattgttgggtttaattgatagtttgaatgggaaattgagggaaaaagaagtggagaataaaatgatatgttctctcttgctttattaaataagctttggtcccacataggtggtggaaatgaaaagtctcctatttaaaagtagaagcactccttcatgttgctaaagggtcaagaagagggtcttcCCTcacgccgtcgtcgtcgtcgctcgctcggctcgacttcggctacggctacgaCTACGGTTTCGGCTTAGGCTTCGaattcggattcggattcgaattcggatttggatttggatttggatttggtcaattgatttgattgataatctttttggaccaaattttctttacattttaattaattaatattatttatttatttaattaattaagtgacccgcgacccgtttctttcccggattaatttaaatattttcctccggtttttccaacagatttttgaaaggttgcaaccttgtccaaaaagttgcaaaccttttctcaacagacaaatcttttcccaacaggtgccttttcttaaaaggtacaaacagtctatatatatgtctcttaatcctcagaatgttccatacgaaattctgaatataccatcttcttcttcttctttctgtacttcctaaaactcgtgtgaAATACAGCcatcaagtggttcgcagtcacaaAAAATtagcagtacctctactttggtgagtaaatcgttctatcctggaggaaagattccaaaacctcgggtactttgaggggaataatttccttaaggacacacagaatctgtgttttattacttttagtttttgttactgttttaatattttctaatacagtttactaacaagcATCACATTATCTGTGATAGCTCTTCCTTTAATAAAGTCAGATTGATTAGGGAAAATGAGAGAGTTCATGAGTTTAGAGAGTGTTATTTAACAATTTAGACATTATCTTACTAGAGAAGTTACTCAAGCTAATAGGCCTGAATCTTGAAAAAGTTTTGGGGTTATCAGTTTTAGGCAGCAGAAAAAGACAAATATGGGTAAATGCCCTAGGCATATCATCTCCAtgaaatttttttctaaaatcatgGCTAGAAGGTCATGAGAAATTATATTCCAACATGAGTGAAAAAACTTACCTGAAAGACCATCAGGACCTGGAGGCTGGAACTGAATCTGAACTCATAAAGAAGACTACATGTTTAACTTCCTGTAAAGTGGGCAGAGAGGTTAAGTAGTCATTGTCTTCATTGGTAACTTTCTTGGGGATGCAGTTTAGTATGTTCCAGTCCACTTGATGTTCCTCCTGGGTGAATTATTTTGGGGAAAAGTTGACTACTTCAGAAGCTATGTCATCTTCCCATTCTATCCAATTCCCAAACTCACTCTTTATAGTCATGAGCATAAGCCTCCTACTTTTACACTTGATAACTGAATGGAAGAATTTGGTGTTGCAGTCTCCTTCCTTGAACTATTTAAGTCTAGCCTTTTGTTTAAAGTGAGAGTCTTCAGTTTTCAAATGCTTAATGAATTCAACATTTGCCTTGTTGTATTCTTGTCTGATGGTGGTAGAATTGTTGGTTTCCATTATTTCCAGATTTTAAACCTTTTTTCCAAGCTTTTTGGTGTTTTCAAAGATGTCACCAATGCAGTTTTTTGACCACCAAGAAAGGTGTTTGCATACTTTTTTAAGTTTCAAATGCATTTTCCACATTGGGTTGCCATGGACTTGAATGTTCCAAGCATTCTGAACAACTCCCAAGTAGTCAGGTTGCTCTGTTCAGAAGTCAAGAAATTTAAAGTACTTAATTCTCTAATGAGTACCTgttgagaaaaaaaagaaaagaggtgAGTGGTACGATCCTATTCTAATAAGATGGGATATGTTAGAATCAGGAAAAGTCTTAATGCACTAGTTATTAGCCACCGCTCTATCTAGCCTTTTCCAAATTCTGTCTTCAGGCATCTGCCATTACACCACGTGTATTTGGAGCCAATAAAGCCCAAGTCGAGCAAATTACAATTCATTAGATAGTCTATGAAAGCTAAGCTTTTGGCCATTCTGTTGGAGTTGCCCCCTTTTTTTCTTCTGGACCAACGATGCAATTAAAGTTTCTTGTAACATACCAAGGACAGGAGATATTAGCAGACCAGTTCCTCAAGCTATCCCATAAGTCAATTCTGAGGTGAACTTTGCATTTAGCATAGATAACATAGATAATAGTCTTGGCATCTTCAAAGGCAAGCTCACAAGTAATAATTTGATCTTCATCTCCTTTGATCGCACACTTGAGTTGAGAGTCGCAAAATATACAGATCTTATTATTGAAATTGGAAAAACAATAGTTAAAATCAAGAATTTTATTGTATCTCTGAATTTTTGAAGTACTGGTGAAAGGTTCAAGGACTGCAAGAAAAGTAATGTGTTGAGAGGatttattattttcagtctCTCAAGGGCGCCTTTGGTGTTAATGGTCTCACATTCCAAATAAGAGACTTCATCATCAAAAAGAGAATAATTTAGAGGAAATTTTTTGCATGTGATCTAGTCATAGTAGTATTAACATCGGAGCTACCTCCTTTGTTGGATTTATTTTTTCTGCTTTTTCCTCTCTTTTCCTCTAGGGGAAAGATTGGTGTTGTCAATGATTTTCCCAAAAGCTTGCTGGACTTCTTTTTCTAACATGGGAGGACCAAAAGTATCAATGAGATTTTCAGCAACATCATCACTGTCTTCAGAATTAGAACTGTCTTTTTCAAGACTTTCATATTCATTTGCACTGTCTGAGGCATCAACATTTTCTTCCTCTTGAGATTCTAAATCATCATCTGCAGTAACCTCATTATTGTCCAATTGTTGCCTTTCTTTGTTAGAAAAGTCTTTAACAAATGGTCTCCCTTTAATTTTAACCTTGTCCTCGTTAGATGATTCAGAGTCAAAGCTTTCTTGAATTGTCATAGCTTGAAAGTGAGCATTTTTAGTATCATGTTGATGAGCTTGTATTTGCTTGCTCCCATTGGAAGTTGTTTTAGAGTGTTGCATTTGcttgtttgatttgatattgTGTTGGCTGTGCCCCTGTGATCCTTGGGATGAGCCTTTTCGTTTGTTGTTGTTAAAGAAAAGCATTTTCTTGTCTTTGCTCGACTTTAGCACTAGGATCTAATTTATTGGCGGCATTCTTCTTCTGTTGGATTTTTTGAGGTTGTTGCTGAGTGCTAACATTACCTGTTTGGGGCATACTGATTTTTCCCTTATGCTTTTCCACGACATGgcctttcttattttttagcGACTTTTCCTGAATAGTAGAGGAAGTGCGCTTGTTGGTCTCAACATATTTTGGATTGTCTTGGTTTTTCCTACTAGTATTTTTATGCGGCTGCTTTTGCTCATCAAGATTGAATGTGTTCTGCTTTGTAGTAGTTTGAACTTGGACAATGTGTTGCTTGGTATTGTTCTTGTTTTTTACATGATCATTGTGGTTATTCTGATGATTAACTTGCTTATATCATTAAGAACTTGAGCATGATGCTTGTTCTGGGCTTGTTCCTGTCTATTAGAGGCTTGAGCAATAACAACTTGGTTAACGATGGTATAGAATTGGTCCTAAATCAGGCTTATCCTGGTTGGTTTGGTTCTTATCTATCTCAGtgctcttctttccttttctggCAACAGTGGTAAAGCCATCATCTTGTTCATGACTTTCATCTACTTGCTTGTCCTGTTGGCTCAAAGCCTCTTGCTTTTGAGCTTTAATTCATTCATCTCTAGATTTGTTTCTGCATTGCATTTTGAGATGTCCTTGGAATTTACAATAGAGACATTATCATATTCAATATCTAACCAAATCCCATCTTCCGTGCCATCAAGCCATATTTGATCCAATCTGGGTTTGAGGAGGTCTATATCAACCTTGATTTTAGCCACATTATGTGGGTTGATTAGGAGCACCCATAGTTCCCACAACATTCAGAATCCTTGAAGCTATGTCCCAATGAAAAAGGTGCTTGGCAGCATATGAATAAAAATCCAAGTAGGAGGTTTGAAATCCGGAGAACATTTGAGAATCTTCATAGGAGTATCACCAATGTGAGGAATTCTCTTTATTTCTTAGATCTCTTTAGTAGAGGATTCCAGATTTCGATTAGTCTCGACACTGTTCTCGAGTGTTTTTGTGGTTGATTTGGATTTCTCTAGTGATGAGGGGTAAGGGCCGAGATGCGGGGTATCGGGAGGGATAGGTGGTGGCCCAAATAAATCGACCGTTAGCATAGGTTAGAAAGAGAAATAATTTAGAGACAAGGCAGAGCAAATTCGAGAAAAGGGGAATTATTAGTTTTGTTCCGATTTAACAACACCACCTTATGTTCTACACTAGTATAAAAACAACAATCTAATTAAGTATTTTCCTAATTCCAATTGTAGTAaagaaaatatgtatttttattggTTGAAATGTTGTTGCTAGTAACTTGCACAAATTGAAGCATGCCATCTGTCAGCACACAACATGTAGGTAATTGGTTTAGCTGGTGTTATGTCGATGTTCAACTTTAATCAATAATGTTTATTGAGATACTCAAAGGACCAATTATAGGAAAACCACCCAAACGGTTTCATGAAAGGGATTGGAAAAACCAACCAACGCAATACAACTGCTTTAAGTAGAATCAATATAACAAAGATTTCAAGAGCCAATACAAAAGTTTtaagaaataaaggaaaaaaattaaacaacaCTTATATgctaaatacaaataaatttatttagtaatttgatatatattataattaactaaagggcagcccggtgcactaaagctcccgctatgcgcggggtccggggaagggcctgactgTAATTAACTGATATTGACAAATTAAATTGTGATGATCGTATaagaaaatttatattaaaCAAATACTCGGAATTCAAGCTATAGGAAtataactcaaaaaaaaaaaaagatatgaaaaaaatgagatgAGAAAGAGAtttttattatatcatcattTTTAGGCATAAGAGATGAAGAAAAAAAGTTGTATGAAATTACAAGTGGacataaaaaaatgatatacagTATTGTTTTCCATTGGAATATTACCGCCACACCCACAATCACTTCGTTGACAAAAACTCAAACAAACGGCCAAAAACCGGTTTCGAAAACCCATTGACCAGAACATGGAAACGGTTTTACTATGTCCtattgttttttaattttccaaTTTCATGATTGAGTTATAAATATCCCGAGCCAATACACTGCCTCAACAAAATCAACTCAGTAAACAACCAAAGTTATTCTCTATAAAAAGTTGTCATATTTAGCGATCAGtcaaagaaatcaagaaaatgtcGACTACTGTTGGGCAAGTCATTCGTTGCAAAGGTATGAACATTTGTTTAACTGAAATCAGTAAACTTTTCGATTTCATGATTCTGAAATTTCCGGTTCTGttttgtttgtatttttgagaatttttgtGGTAATTTTGAACTAATGGGAATATAATTTATAGCTGCTGTGGCATGGGAAGCTGGAAAACCATTGGTGATTGAGGAAGTGGATGTCGCTCCTCCACAGAAAATGGAAGTTCGTCTTAAGATCCTCTACACTTCCCTCTGTCATACTGATGTATACTTCTGGGAAGCTAAGgtaaataaaacaaaacaatTTTCCTAACTTGAGCAAATGTTATAGGTTATTCTATTGTTTTGTTGTAGTTTTtgttttgctgttgtatgtaaTTTCTCCTACTTCCGTTActttttttggttgttgtaaGCAAATGTTATAGGCGGATTAATTAtggtttttaaaaatacttttacGACTAATTTCAGGGCCAAAATCCTGTCTTTCCTCGAATTCTTGGACATGAAGCAGCAGGGTATGCACTATCTTGTTTTAATTGATTGatttaaattcatcatttaCTGTCTCTAAAGGCAAAAGAGTACTGAATTTtgttgttttcttgattttttttctttgtggaTATTTAGAATTGTGGAGAGTGTTGGAGAGGGAGTAACAGAACTTGCTCCAGGAGACCATGTTCTTCCTGTGTTTACAGGGGAATGCAAAGATTGTGCTCACTGTAAATCGGAAGAAAGCAATATGTGCAGCCTCTTAAGGATTAACACTGACAGGGGAGTGATGATTCATGATGGACAATCAAGGTTTTCCATCAATGGGAAGCCCATTTACCATTTTGTTGGGACCTCCACATTTAGTGAGTACACTGTGGTTCATGTTGGATGTGTCGCGAAAATTAACCCCCTAGCTCCTCTTGACAAAGTATGTGTCCTCAGTTGTGGAATCTCGACAGGTATAGATGAAACGACAATAAATTATGTTAGTGGTTTCTTTTAAGGGGTTCAATTGTTGATTGATATGCCTTATTTTCTAGGCCTTGGAGCAACTTTGAATGTTGCTAAACCAACAAAAGGCTCGAGTGTGGCTATATTTGGACTAGGGGCTGTAGGCCTTGCCGTGAGTATTCTCCATATTGCAAATAACTTTGTTGTTCTGTTTTGTTATTAGCCATATATATGCTAATCTTACTAATTGTCTGATCTCATTTGGTCAGGCTGCAGAAGGAGCAAGAATTGCTGGTGCTTCAAGGATAATTGGTGTTGATTTAAATGCTAGCAGATTTGAGCAAGGTAATTAAATTTTGCCTTGATATTTTTCACGTGAatcttcaacattctcattgcAAAGCAACTAATTCATCCATTTTACCTCTATTCTACAGCTAAGAAATTTGGTGTGACAGAGTTTGTGAACCCAAAGGATTATAGTAAACCAGTTCAAGAGGTACTTATATTTACTTCTTGAATTTTGCAATGatttattgaattttcttgaattcaagAATAGTAAGTTGatcatattttcttgaattttgatgatttgatCAGGTAATTGCTGAAATGACTGATGGCGGAGTCGATAGGAGTGTGGAATGTACTGGTCATATTGATGCTATGATTTCAGCATTTGAATGTGTCCATGATGTATGTTTTCTCTCAACAAATTTCCTtagttatattatttaaatattaagcTTAATGAACCTTATCGTAATTAATCTTTAGGGATGGGGAGTGGCTGTTCTTGTTGGAGTACCCCATAAAGAAGCTGTATTCAAGACACACCCTATGAACTTGTTGAATGAAAGGACTCTCAAAGGAACCTTCTTTGGAAACTACAAACCCCGTTCGGATATTCCTTCTGTTGTTGAGAAATACATGAACAAAGAACTTGAATTGGAGAAGTTCATCACTCATACACTTCCATTTTCTCAAATCAACAAGGCTTTTGATTTAATGTTGAAGGGAGAAGGCCTTCGTTGCATCATCACCATGGAGGACTAAACTTGCTGTCTTAGGAAAGGAGCTTCTGGCTAGTCACTACTGTTTGAGAAAATACCAATAAATTGTCACCGTCTTATTTTCCCTGTTTTGTTTGGTGATGTAACATTCCTGTCCAAGTCCATCCAtgtcttttcttgttttttgcTTATAGATGTGCTTCGTCCTTCACAATGCCATATCTATTTCTGTTCTTGTAAAAATTGTAATTTCTCtgtttatttaatatatttacaGAATTTCATCGATTTCTAATATCCAAACAAGGTGTGATAATGCATCTAGATTATTCTACAAAAAAGCAATATAAGAATGCAACCAATATCACAATTTTATGGCAATTAAACTTCAAAATCTGCAGACGTTTGTATGGATGATCGTTGAGAAGTCAATTCTTGAATTTTCCCACTCACCTCTGCTAGTAAAAATAAACTACCAGCAACTAAAGCTGCCTCAATTAATATTATGAAAGCTGCATTTGAAAATGGTCTGATAGAAGCACCAATTGAGCCAGTTACATCAATAATAACAATGACAGTTGCAAGTACTCGGGAATTATCCTTCAAAGAGCTATGTGTTCCCAGGTCAGCTGAAACAGCAGGTGTTATGAACGCATAAGGATCGTTCACAAACACTCTAGTAATCAACATGAGGATGATGTTTTTAGTCATAGAGAGATGTATTTGCAGCTTCAATACAAGTATAGAGCTGCAATAGCACAATGAAGACATGAAGCTAGCAACTGTTACGCCTCTAGCATTCAACTGATCGCGAGATGTAACTTACTAGGATTCTGCCTACTACCTCTCCAACGTCGAACAATGTTGAGAAAGTGTCTTGTCGACTACATAGAGTGCCACTGAACATATATGATCTTCGTATCCAATGCCATATCACACAATGAAACACCACCATACCTACCTGTTTATACTGTATTGTCAATGGCTACAGCCTTTTTTCATATTCTAAAATCCTGCTCTATAAGCTACGACAAAAATATAGGAACCTCCCCTCCGCATAAAGCTTCAATACAGTTTTACCTCCTCGCTTTTCACCTTACAATGCAAACCAACAGGAAGTGTAATGTATTCTTGATTACTTTCATCGATGATCAATAAACTTATTCTACTACTAAAAAAGGCACAAAACTGACCAAAGTAGGTCGGTTTTTGCAACAATGCCAAAACTAATTCCTTCTTGTTATTGGATGAATTcccaaaaaaatcattttttcatcataataATTGTGACTGCCTTATGTTGCAGGAGATTGCCAGACAAG
This Solanum dulcamara chromosome 8, daSolDulc1.2, whole genome shotgun sequence DNA region includes the following protein-coding sequences:
- the LOC129899587 gene encoding alcohol dehydrogenase 1; the encoded protein is MSTTVGQVIRCKAAVAWEAGKPLVIEEVDVAPPQKMEVRLKILYTSLCHTDVYFWEAKGQNPVFPRILGHEAAGIVESVGEGVTELAPGDHVLPVFTGECKDCAHCKSEESNMCSLLRINTDRGVMIHDGQSRFSINGKPIYHFVGTSTFSEYTVVHVGCVAKINPLAPLDKVCVLSCGISTGLGATLNVAKPTKGSSVAIFGLGAVGLAAAEGARIAGASRIIGVDLNASRFEQAKKFGVTEFVNPKDYSKPVQEVIAEMTDGGVDRSVECTGHIDAMISAFECVHDGWGVAVLVGVPHKEAVFKTHPMNLLNERTLKGTFFGNYKPRSDIPSVVEKYMNKELELEKFITHTLPFSQINKAFDLMLKGEGLRCIITMED